A region of Daphnia carinata strain CSIRO-1 chromosome 10, CSIRO_AGI_Dcar_HiC_V3, whole genome shotgun sequence DNA encodes the following proteins:
- the LOC130701109 gene encoding G-protein coupled receptor moody-like isoform X2 translates to MFIINLSVSDLMFCCFNLPLATSLFYHRAWVHGEALCTLFPLMRYGLLAVSIFTVLAITLNRYIMIGHPRLYPKLYKRRHLILMIALTWLGCFGSLLPTLLGEWGTFGLDKEIGSCSILPDAQRRSPKEFLFVVAFVLPCLAIVVCYARIFFIVRRAAAVSHGNQQQQNHQNHQQSGNAAGLKPSSSVRSRTGIGGIVPGEMRRGLMLPGSASGMHPGGGYIKQTMITGHPSVMEASFHLTCCESQQGSGSTEISEETTDRSAGGCSHHLSVGPAEPLVNNASSTVIVPKRTGSILRWNKPSQHKSSPIRIEVEKGSEVAGPLPEFQQQLSDKRRISVSFMEPEQLDDCPQSVSSSEAQYLRVPGVQQCSSNSSSAGGMNLSTSQKPLSTANAGSDTEDAEPVIASPVPSEASSIGSTVVIPEGIATPVGGDTGRSVLGAALSQVSGALHRRSTRNKSSTRRHPGRMTAKDRKLLQMILVIFVSFIVCYMPITLVKSLSKEVDLGGAINIVGYVLIYLTTCINPIIYVVMSSEYRQAYKNLLTCKQSHHAGIGGGGTGIGGGGGLGGGPLPSRSFSQKAY, encoded by the exons ATGTTCATCATTAATTTGAGCGTGTCCGATTTGATGTTCTGCTGTTTCAACTTGCCACTAGCCACTTCCCTCTTCTACCATCGTGCATGGGTCCACGGAGAGGCGCTCTGCACGCTCTTCCCGCTGATGCGCTACGGACTTTTGGCCGTCTCCATCTTCACCGTCTTGGCCATCACGCTCAATCGTTACATCATGATCGGCCACCCAAGACTCTATCCAAA GTTATACAAAAGACGCCATCTGATATTGATGATCGCCCTGACTTGGCTCGGCTGTTTCGGTTCGTTGCTGCCCACTTTACTAGGAGAATGGGGCACTTTCGGGCTGGACAAAGAAATCGGATCGTGTTCCATCTTGCCCGATGCACAGCGACGTTCTCCAAAAGAGTTCCTCTTTGTCGTTGCTTTCGTCCTTCCTTGCCTGGCTATCGTCGTCTGCTACGCCCGAATCTTTTTTATCGTCAGACGGGCAGCGGCCGTCTCGCACGGCAATCAGCAACAGCAAAACCATCAGAATCATCAGCAATCGGGCAACGCTGCAGGACTCAAACCGTCGTCTAGCGTCCGATCGAGAACAGGCATTGGCGGAATTGTTCCAGGTGAAATGAGACGAGGTCTAATGTTGCCCGGTTCGGCTTCTGGCATGCATCCGGGCGGTGGATACATCAAGCAAACGATGATCACAGGCCATCCGTCCGTTATGGAAGCTTCGTTTCATTTGACGTGTTGCGAATCGCAACAAGGAAGCGGATCGACGGAAATCAGCGAGGAAACAACCGATCGATCCGCCGGTGGATGTAGCCACCATTTATCTGTTGGACCGGCGGAACCACTAGTCAATAACGCGAGTAGTACAGTCATAGTTCCGAAGAGGACTGGATCTATTTTGCGCTGGAACAAACCAAGTCAGCATAAATCATCGCCCATCCGAATTGAAGTCGAGAAAGGTAGCGAAGTAGCTGGACCGTTACCCGAATTCCAGCAGCAACTGTCGGACAAGAGACGGATTTCCGTTTCTTTCATGGAACCGGAGCAACTGGATGACTGTCCTCAGTCGGTTAGTTCGTCAGAAGCCCAATATCTTCGCGTTCCGGGTGTCCAGCAGTGTTCCAGCAATAGCAGTTCAGCAGGTGGCATGAATCTATCGACCAGTCAAAAACCCTTGTCGACTGCTAACGCTGGATCGGACACCGAAGATGCCGAACCTGTTATAGCAAGTCCCGTTCCTTCGGAAGCTTCTTCTATCGGATCGACAGTTGTCATTCCGGAAGGGATAGCAACTCCAGTGGGCGGAGACACAGGCAGATCAGTCTTGGGGGCGGCGCTATCACAAGTCAGTGGTGCCCTCCATCGTCGTTCGACTCGAAACAAATCGTCAACGCGGAGGCATCCGGGCCGAATGACAGCAAAGGATCGCAAATTATTGCAAATGATTTTAgtcattttcgtttcatttatCGTGTGTTACATGCCCATCACGCTGGTCAAGTCGTTAAGCAAAGAGGTGGACCTGGGTGGAGCGATTAACATTGTGGGTTATGTTCTCATTTATTTGACGACGTGCATTAACCCAATCATCTACGTCGTCATGAGCTCCGAATACCGACAGGCCTACAAGAATTTATTGACCTGCAAGCAGAGCCATCATGCGGGCATTGGAGGAGGCGGAACCGGAATCGGTGGTGGAGGAGGCCTTGGAGGCGGTCCGTTGCCCAGTCGCAGTTTTTCACAAAAAGCTTACTga